A genomic window from Silene latifolia isolate original U9 population chromosome Y, ASM4854445v1, whole genome shotgun sequence includes:
- the LOC141631398 gene encoding protein FAR1-RELATED SEQUENCE 5-like, translating to MYFAIRQKWIPAYFQDLPLGYLLRTTQRSESSNSYFKRFESYFGTLVEFWMRYNSAIEQQRHSQRRLDTANEHSMLEKVGPMKVEMHASLVYTHPIFADFQNEVKHAIYSMGVGDLTTVESVEYHDVRDGLKHRVFRVEFNTKTNDRKCACKLFERHGIVCRHILWVWNGRQVHRIPEPYVLARWTKKSYRPIVRDENRKVIEDIDEADIKKAEMSKVWSEIYATVGVMDSYATVKQMKQ from the coding sequence ATGTATTTTGCAATAAGACAAAAGTGGATACCGGCTTACTTTCAGGATCTGCCTCTAGGTTATTTGTTGCGGACAACACAGAGATCCGAAAGTTCAAACAGCTATTTCAAGCGGTTTGAAAGCTACTTTGGAACCCTTGTCGAGTTCTGGATGAGGTACAATTCCGCAATAGAACAGCAAAGACATTCACAAAGGAGGTTGGACACTGCCAACGAGCATAGTATGCTCGAGAAAGTAGGGCCGATGAAGGTAGAGATGCATGCCTCACTTGTCTACACACATCCTATATTTGCAGACTTTCAGAACGAAGTCAAACATGCGATATACAGCATGGGGGTCGGGGATTTGACAACAGTAGAGTCAGTGGAGTACCATGACGTTCGTGATGGACTGAAGCACAGAGTCTTCCGAGTGGAATTTAACACCAAAACTAACGATAGAAAATGTGCATGTAAGCTGTTTGAGAGGCATGGCATTGTCTGTCGGCATATACTGtgggtgtggaatggtaggcAGGTACACAGGATACCTGAGCCTTATGTCCttgctcgatggacaaagaaatccTACAGGCCAATTGTCCGAGATGAAAATAGAAAGGTGATAGAAGACATTGATGAAGCTGACATCAAGAAAGCtgagatgtcaaaggtttggtctgaGATTTATGCAACTGTCGGGGTGATGGACAGTTATGCTACGGTTAAACAGATGAAGCAATGA